One Hemibagrus wyckioides isolate EC202008001 linkage group LG07, SWU_Hwy_1.0, whole genome shotgun sequence DNA segment encodes these proteins:
- the stim2b gene encoding stromal interaction molecule 2 — protein MSQLSGLARTVLRGLFICALVGLELIFSGALAAPDTTIVSTPDPCLTVIPPCMNEDDRFSLEALRHIHKQLDDDNDGGIEVNESVEFIIEDMKQQQTNKHSNLHREDQHITVEELWKGWKTSEVHNWTLDDAVQWLKESVELPQYETNFREFRVNGNTLPRIAANEPSFMSSQLKILDQRHKQKLNLKALDAVLFGPPLRPQHNWLKDFVLMVSIIIGVGGCWFAYVQNKSSKIHIARMMKDLESLQSAEQSLMELQSRLEKAQEENRTVAVEKQNLEQKMRDEINGAKREAYRLRELREGAECELSRLKYAEEELVQVRVALKRAEKELQSERSVPEALQMWLQLTHEVEVQYYNIKKQNAELQLTVAKEEAEKIKKKRGSVFGTLHVAHSSSLDEVDHKILEAKKALSEVTACLRERLHRWQQIERLCGFPVVQNSGLPSLSASLYSEHSWVVMPRMSLPPYPIAGGVDDVDEDTPPIVPQFNSPLARPPLLRNSSLCRSRRSLLSHQASIVSADPDLLSMASAPGIYRPEPDDEHIFFSVDTKRDSQDTCSDSDSLSSSVGRKQLSSSCTQGSETPQRKISRDELLLLAQEAQATALEATISSSLPASSSVDPTSIRKGSPDLTRSAIPESQSLTFHPATKVAAYNGMLEKSYSLGQLPAGGTPPEGRYTSLSSLDMDGKTSKEAKQLLSSSSPPDSCDNPEKKRSKIKSLFKKSKKQ, from the exons aTCCGTGCCTGACCGTGATCCCGCCCTGCATGAATGAAGATGATCGCTTCAGCCTTGAGGCACTGCGACACATCCACAAGCAGCTGGACGATGACAACGATGGTGGCATCGAAGTCAACGAGAGCGTGGAG ttcatCATCGAGGACATGAAGCAGCAACAAACGAACAAACACAGCAACCTGCACAGAGAGGACCAGCACATCACTGTCGAGGAGCTGTGGAAAGGATGGAAGACGTCTGAAG ttcaTAACTGGACGTTGGACGATGCAGTCCAGTGGCTGAAGGAATCAGTAGAGCTTCCACAGTATGAAACAAACTTCAGAGAGTTCAGAGTTAATGGCAATACGCTACCTCG AATAGCGGCTAATGAACCGTCATTTATGTCATCACAACTAAAGATATTAGATCAACGACATAAACAGAAATTAAATTTGAAGGCGCTGGATGCTGTGCTGTTTGGACCACCGTTAC GGCCACAGCATAATTGGTTGAAAGACTTTGTCCTCATGGTGTCCATCATCATCGGGGTAGGCGGCTGCTGGTTCGCCTATGTGCAGAACAAGTCCTCCAAAATCCACATCGCCCGCATGATGAAGGACCTGGAGAGCCTGCAGAGTGCTGAACAGAGCCTGATGGAGCTGCAGAGCAG GCTAGAGAAAGCACAAGAGGAGAATCGCACAGTGGCAGTGGAGAAGCAGAACCTGGAGCAGAAGATGCGAGACGAGATCAATGGTGCAAAGAGGGAAGCGTACCGTCTGCGAGAGCTCCGCGAAGGAGCCGAGTGCGAACTCAGTCGACTCAAATATGCCGAAGAGGAACTGGTGCAG gTGCGTGTGGCTTTAAAGCGAGCTGAGAAAGAGTTACAGTCAGAGCGGTCAGTTCCTGAAGCTTTACAGATGTGGCTGCAGCTCACACATGAGGTGGAGGTCCAGTACTACAATATCAAAAAACAGAATGCAGAGCTACAGCTCACCGTCGCCAAGgaagag GCAGAGAAGATAAAAAAGAAGAGAGGTTCTGTCTTTGGTACTCTCCATGTAGCTCACAGTTCATCACTGGATGAGGTTGATCATAAAATACTTGAAGCCAA gaAGGCCCTCTCTGAGGTGACAGCATGTCTGCGTGAGCGTCTTCATCGCTGGCAGCAGATTGAAAGACTGTGTGGGTTTCCTGTGGTGCAGAACTCGGGTCTGCCAAGCTTGAGTGCATCGCTGTACTCGGAGCACAGCTGGGTGGTGATGCCACGTATGTCACTTCCCCCCTACCCCATTGCAGGAGgagtggatgatgtggatgaggaCACGCCCCCCATCGTCCCACAGTTTAACT CTCCACTGGCTCGTCCTCCTCTGCTGCGTAACAGCAGTTTGTGTCGCTCTCGGCGGAGTCTTCTTTCCCACCAAGCTTCTATTGTCTCAGCTGATCCTGACCTGCTGTCTATGGCCTCAGCACCAGGCATCTACAGACCAGAGCCAGACGACGAACACATTTTCTTCAGCGTCGACACAAAAAG AGACTCTCAGGACACGTGTTCAGATTCAGACTCTCTAAGTTCCTCCGTGGGAAGAAAGCAGTTGTCCAGCTCGTGCACTCAAGGATCAGAAACACCGCAGCGGAAGATCTCCCGTGATGAGCTCCTCTTGTTGGCTCAGGAAGCACAAGCCACTGCCTTGGAGGCCACCATCTCCTCATCACTTCCAGCTTCATCTTCCGTTGATCCCACTTCAATTCGCAAGGGCTCTCCTGACCTCACTCGTTCTGCTATCCCAGAATCCCAGAGTTTGACCTTTCACCCTGCCACTAAGGTGGCAGCTTATAACGGCATGCTGGAGAAGTCATACAGCTTGGGCCAGTTGCCTGCTGGCGGGACGCCCCCAGAGGGACGTTACACTTCCCTAAGCTCTCTAGACATGGATGGAAAGACAAGCAAAGAGGCCAAACAGCTCCTGTCTTCCTCCAGTCCCCCAGACTCCTGCGACAACCCTGAGAAAAAGCGCTCAAAAATCAAGAGCTTATTCAAGAAGAGCAAAAAGCAATGA